The proteins below are encoded in one region of Candidatus Binataceae bacterium:
- a CDS encoding cell envelope integrity protein TolA, whose amino-acid sequence MAAPNLDGRDRPSRWGYAAAILLSALGHAVFFALVLVILPAYFNRHEAAPAGYTVQIVDNIPAGDLGTHLPRLTQDKPHPEHRSEPKPAPEQHKAPPPTAPDNDKTVIALNTGYTPTPTPEPTPPPTPEPTVEPTLEPTPESTPEPTRAPTPKPTPRPRPKRRPTPRPTPTPRRRPIPTPTPAPKHGAHSRPNPNDVVIARAEPTPGVKEQLAALRQSLLKEHLAERAAEQKARASGPSGGGPVVASVPREGEGYGVGTGKGSMGIQQDPQFLLYYQTVQDRIKKAWNYVGGSGDLTTSVTFAIGSDGALTGVKLTQSSRDPAFDDSVIRAIRRAAPFPPPPEKYRSEFGEGIDADFKLGELKS is encoded by the coding sequence GTGGCAGCGCCAAACCTTGACGGCCGCGATCGCCCCTCGCGCTGGGGCTACGCGGCGGCGATCTTGCTCTCGGCGCTCGGCCATGCGGTGTTTTTCGCCCTGGTCCTGGTGATCCTGCCGGCTTATTTTAATCGGCACGAGGCCGCGCCCGCCGGCTACACGGTACAGATCGTCGACAACATACCCGCCGGCGACCTCGGGACGCATCTGCCGCGTCTGACGCAAGACAAGCCTCATCCCGAGCATCGCAGCGAGCCCAAGCCGGCTCCTGAGCAGCACAAAGCGCCGCCGCCGACCGCGCCCGACAACGACAAGACCGTCATCGCACTCAACACCGGCTACACGCCGACACCCACTCCCGAGCCGACGCCGCCGCCGACGCCCGAACCCACCGTCGAGCCCACGCTGGAACCGACGCCTGAGTCGACGCCGGAGCCGACGCGTGCGCCCACGCCGAAACCGACTCCGCGGCCCCGGCCAAAGCGCCGGCCCACTCCGCGTCCGACGCCCACTCCGCGCCGTCGCCCGATCCCGACGCCGACCCCGGCGCCAAAGCATGGCGCGCACTCGCGGCCCAATCCCAATGATGTCGTCATCGCGCGTGCCGAGCCGACGCCTGGAGTCAAGGAGCAACTCGCCGCCTTGCGCCAGAGTCTGCTGAAGGAGCATCTGGCGGAGCGCGCCGCGGAGCAGAAGGCGCGCGCGAGCGGTCCGTCGGGCGGCGGACCCGTCGTCGCCAGCGTGCCGCGCGAGGGCGAAGGCTACGGCGTGGGAACCGGAAAGGGCAGCATGGGGATTCAACAGGACCCGCAATTTCTGCTCTACTATCAGACGGTACAGGATCGGATTAAGAAGGCCTGGAATTACGTGGGCGGGAGCGGAGACCTGACCACCAGCGTGACCTTCGCGATCGGCTCCGACGGCGCTCTCACAGGCGTCAAGCTGACGCAAAGTTCGCGCGATCCGGCGTTCGATGATTCGGTGATTCGCGCAATCCGGCGCGCTGCGCCGTTTCCGCCGCCG
- the tolR gene encoding protein TolR: MAFESGQRGQFASQINVTPLVDVMLVLLVIFMVTAPMIQQGVEVSVPRVKASALPGKEEQFVVSITRNQEVYLNDTRLGLDQLTEKLQAIAAVRPDREVFVRADEQVPYGAVIKTMAAIKAAGIENVGMVTEMPQAGEEPAAGGSLGGSAKP, from the coding sequence ATGGCTTTCGAGTCGGGACAGCGCGGGCAATTCGCCTCGCAAATCAACGTCACGCCGCTCGTCGACGTGATGCTGGTGCTGCTCGTGATCTTCATGGTCACCGCGCCGATGATTCAGCAGGGCGTCGAGGTCAGCGTGCCGCGAGTCAAAGCGTCGGCGCTGCCGGGCAAGGAAGAGCAGTTCGTCGTTTCGATCACCCGCAATCAGGAAGTCTATCTCAACGACACTCGGCTTGGACTCGATCAGTTGACCGAGAAGCTGCAGGCGATCGCCGCCGTGCGGCCCGACCGCGAAGTATTCGTGCGCGCCGACGAGCAGGTGCCGTACGGCGCGGTGATCAAGACGATGGCTGCGATCAAGGCGGCGGGAATCGAAAACGTCGGGATGGTGACCGAGATGCCGCAGGCGGGCGAGGAGCCGGCGGCGGGCGGATCGCTCGGTGGCAGCGCCAAACCTTGA
- the tolQ gene encoding protein TolQ — MPHELGGPGTMGVAELLLGTGPVVQVVLWTLVLFSVASWGIIIYKLNQISHARRESERFIALFWESKNLAAIHNGSVGLTRSPVAQVFRAGYQELLQLTRAKRQAVGADSGFSTDLGGVENVTRAMRRQANVETTKLEKGITFLATTGSTCPFIGLFGTVWGIMTAFIGLSAAHSSNIQAVAPGIAEALITTAIGLVAAIPAQMLYNYFTARVRELAIEMENFTSEFLNIAERHFLS; from the coding sequence ATGCCCCATGAGTTAGGCGGCCCCGGCACGATGGGGGTGGCTGAACTGCTGCTGGGAACAGGCCCGGTGGTGCAGGTGGTGTTGTGGACGCTGGTCCTGTTCTCGGTCGCGAGTTGGGGCATCATCATCTACAAACTCAACCAGATTTCGCACGCTCGGCGCGAGTCCGAGCGCTTCATTGCGCTGTTCTGGGAATCAAAGAACCTCGCTGCGATTCATAACGGAAGCGTCGGCCTGACACGCAGCCCGGTCGCCCAGGTGTTTCGCGCCGGCTACCAGGAACTGCTCCAGTTGACGCGCGCCAAACGCCAGGCGGTGGGCGCCGACAGCGGGTTCTCGACCGATCTCGGCGGGGTCGAGAACGTCACGCGCGCGATGCGCCGACAGGCCAATGTCGAAACCACCAAGCTCGAAAAGGGCATCACGTTTCTCGCCACGACCGGCTCGACCTGCCCGTTTATCGGGCTGTTCGGAACGGTATGGGGAATAATGACGGCGTTTATCGGACTTTCGGCGGCCCATTCGTCGAATATCCAGGCCGTCGCCCCCGGGATCGCCGAAGCGCTCATCACGACCGCGATCGGACTGGTCGCGGCGATTCCGGCGCAGATGCTCTACAACTATTTCACTGCCCGCGTGCGCGAGCTCGCGATCGAGATGGAAAACTTCACCTCTGAATTCCTCAACATCGCCGAGCGTCACTTCCTCTCGTAG
- the gap gene encoding type I glyceraldehyde-3-phosphate dehydrogenase, which yields MAIRIGINGFGRIGRMAYRAMLDNKNIEVVAVNDITDAKTLAHLLKHDSVHGPLKHQVKAEGNEIMLDGRALRVLAERDPGKLPWKDLKVEVVIESTGLFTARDKAALHLNAGARKVVISAPADGVDVTLCMGVNQAAYDPAKHHVISNASCTTNCLAPVAKVLHENFGIVQGLMTTVHAYTSDQMLQDGPHRDLRRARAAGLSMVPTSTGAAKAIGLVLPALNGKLDGIAIRVPTPNVSVVDLTATVERDADDKSVNAAMKKAAEGELRGILAYSEEPLVSVDLNGNPHSSIFDAPLTKVLGKRLVKIFSWYDNEWGYSNRLADVTAFVASKI from the coding sequence GTGGCGATCAGGATCGGAATCAACGGTTTCGGCAGGATCGGACGGATGGCTTATCGGGCGATGCTCGACAACAAGAACATCGAGGTCGTTGCCGTCAACGACATCACCGACGCCAAAACGCTCGCCCATCTGCTGAAGCACGACTCGGTGCACGGCCCGCTCAAGCATCAGGTGAAGGCCGAGGGCAACGAGATCATGCTCGACGGCCGCGCGCTGCGCGTGCTCGCCGAACGTGACCCGGGAAAACTTCCGTGGAAGGACCTCAAGGTTGAGGTGGTGATCGAATCGACCGGCCTTTTCACCGCGCGCGACAAGGCCGCGCTCCATCTGAACGCGGGTGCGCGCAAGGTCGTGATCAGCGCGCCGGCCGACGGCGTCGACGTGACGCTCTGCATGGGCGTCAACCAGGCGGCGTACGATCCGGCCAAGCATCACGTGATCTCCAACGCATCCTGCACGACCAACTGCCTCGCGCCGGTCGCCAAGGTGCTGCATGAAAACTTCGGCATCGTGCAGGGCCTGATGACCACCGTACACGCGTACACCTCCGACCAGATGCTGCAGGATGGACCGCATCGGGATCTGCGCCGGGCGCGGGCCGCGGGGCTCTCGATGGTGCCGACGTCGACGGGCGCGGCCAAGGCGATCGGGCTGGTGCTGCCGGCGCTCAACGGCAAGCTCGACGGTATCGCGATTCGCGTGCCCACGCCCAACGTCTCGGTGGTCGATCTGACCGCGACGGTCGAGCGCGACGCGGACGACAAGTCGGTCAATGCGGCGATGAAAAAGGCGGCCGAAGGCGAACTGCGCGGAATCCTCGCTTACAGCGAAGAGCCGCTGGTCTCGGTGGACCTCAACGGCAACCCTCATTCGTCGATTTTCGACGCCCCGCTCACCAAGGTCCTGGGCAAGCGCCTGGTCAAGATCTTTTCCTGGTACGACAACGAATGGGGATATTCGAACCGGCTTGCCGACGTCACCGCCTTCGTTGCCAGCAAGATCTGA
- a CDS encoding phosphoglycerate kinase, translated as MSALELTQLKLDGRKALVRCDFNVPLHERRIADPARIDASLDTIRYILEHGGAAVLCSHLGRPKERTPELSLKPVAEYLSTALGRKVALAPDCIGEVTLRMIAALKPGEALLLENLRFHPEEEANDRDFSHELARGKDVYINDAFGSAHRAHASTVGVTHFLAERAAGFLMMRELEALSALTHDPAHPYVAILGGAKVSDKIAMIRNLLTKVDAILIGGAMAYTFLRARGVEVGRSRVEADKLQLAGELMAEAARRGVSLMLPVDHVVAAAPDAGTAETAETIAPDQMGLDIGPRTTDEFIAKLRDAKTVVWNGPLGYFEIEAFARGTHKVGEALANQTGVFSVIGGGDTAAALANQPWSARFSHISTGGGATLEYLEGIELPGVKALESRG; from the coding sequence ATGTCCGCGCTCGAACTCACGCAGCTCAAGCTTGACGGCCGCAAGGCCCTGGTACGCTGCGATTTCAATGTCCCCCTGCACGAGCGGCGGATCGCCGACCCCGCGCGCATCGACGCGAGCCTCGACACGATCCGCTACATCCTGGAGCACGGCGGCGCGGCGGTGCTGTGCTCGCATCTCGGCCGACCCAAGGAGCGCACGCCCGAACTCAGCCTCAAGCCGGTCGCGGAGTACCTGAGTACGGCGCTCGGGCGCAAGGTCGCGCTCGCGCCCGATTGTATCGGCGAGGTTACGCTGCGGATGATCGCGGCGCTCAAGCCCGGCGAGGCGCTGCTACTGGAAAACCTCCGCTTTCATCCCGAAGAAGAGGCCAACGACCGCGATTTTTCTCACGAGCTCGCGCGCGGCAAGGACGTTTACATCAACGACGCCTTCGGTTCGGCGCATCGTGCGCACGCTTCGACCGTCGGCGTGACACACTTTCTCGCGGAACGCGCCGCGGGCTTCCTGATGATGCGCGAGCTCGAGGCGCTGAGCGCCCTCACGCACGACCCGGCGCATCCGTACGTCGCAATCCTCGGCGGCGCAAAAGTCTCCGACAAGATCGCCATGATCCGCAACCTGCTGACCAAGGTTGATGCGATTTTGATCGGCGGTGCGATGGCCTACACGTTCCTGCGCGCGCGCGGCGTCGAGGTCGGCCGCTCGCGCGTCGAAGCGGACAAGCTGCAGCTCGCGGGCGAGCTGATGGCCGAGGCCGCGCGGCGCGGCGTCTCGCTCATGCTGCCGGTTGATCACGTTGTCGCGGCGGCGCCCGACGCCGGCACGGCCGAGACGGCGGAAACCATCGCGCCCGACCAAATGGGCCTCGATATCGGGCCGCGCACCACTGACGAATTCATTGCGAAATTACGCGACGCCAAGACCGTGGTCTGGAATGGGCCGCTGGGCTACTTTGAAATCGAGGCCTTTGCGCGCGGCACGCACAAGGTGGGCGAGGCGCTGGCGAATCAAACCGGCGTCTTCAGCGTGATCGGCGGCGGCGATACCGCCGCGGCGCTCGCCAACCAGCCGTGGTCGGCGCGCTTCAGCCATATCTCGACCGGCGGCGGGGCGACGCTCGAATACCTCGAAGGCATCGAGTTACCCGGCGTCAAAGCGCTCGAGAGCCGGGGCTGA
- the tpiA gene encoding triose-phosphate isomerase, translating into MRRKMLAGNWKMNLTPLEARKLIRALRAEIDPEAATLARDRDVLVAPAAIALAAAVQELAGSNIALAAQNMHYEDKGAFTGEVSAPMLKAAGVTHVILGHSERRHVFGEGDELINRKVLAAVKHRLVPILCVGETQEEHDGGHTTTVVLRQTQNGLAGLDGREAARAIIAYEPVWAIGTGRTATPAQASLAHGVIREAIRDNFGPECAAAVRILYGGSVTPENVDGLISSHDIDGALVGGASLKADSFARIVRAGVG; encoded by the coding sequence ATGCGCAGGAAGATGCTCGCCGGAAACTGGAAGATGAATCTGACGCCGCTTGAGGCGCGCAAGCTCATCCGCGCGCTCCGGGCCGAGATCGATCCCGAGGCCGCAACGCTCGCGCGCGACCGCGACGTCCTGGTCGCGCCGGCCGCGATCGCGCTCGCCGCCGCCGTGCAAGAACTCGCCGGGTCGAACATCGCGCTCGCCGCGCAGAACATGCACTACGAGGACAAGGGCGCGTTCACCGGCGAAGTATCGGCGCCGATGCTCAAGGCGGCCGGCGTCACCCACGTGATCCTAGGTCATTCCGAGCGGCGTCACGTCTTCGGCGAAGGCGACGAGCTGATAAATCGCAAGGTCCTGGCCGCGGTGAAGCATCGCCTGGTGCCGATCCTCTGCGTCGGCGAGACCCAGGAGGAGCACGACGGCGGGCATACGACGACGGTGGTGCTGCGCCAGACGCAAAACGGCCTTGCCGGGCTCGACGGGCGCGAGGCCGCGCGCGCGATTATCGCTTACGAGCCGGTATGGGCGATCGGCACCGGACGCACCGCGACACCGGCGCAGGCTTCGCTCGCGCATGGCGTGATTCGCGAGGCGATCCGCGACAATTTCGGCCCGGAATGCGCCGCTGCGGTGCGGATCTTATATGGTGGGAGCGTCACGCCTGAAAATGTTGACGGGCTCATCTCAAGCCACGATATTGACGGGGCTTTGGTCGGCGGGGCAAGCTTAAAGGCTGACTCGTTCGCGCGCATCGTGCGGGCGGGAGTGGGCTGA
- the secG gene encoding preprotein translocase subunit SecG, protein MVAIVVGIHVVVCLALIVVILLQQGKGAEIGAVFGGSSQTVFGATGAGNVLTKATWTMAAIFFATSIFLAYASTRRFTGSIFGSGAGLNRKVVYPSKPVVPPAPGVPTAPANPAAPAVPASAPLHAAPAAPAAPAAPAGPVAPKHGS, encoded by the coding sequence ATGGTTGCGATCGTTGTCGGGATTCACGTCGTTGTCTGCCTCGCGCTGATCGTCGTGATCCTGCTCCAGCAGGGTAAGGGCGCCGAAATCGGCGCGGTATTCGGCGGCTCGAGCCAGACCGTATTCGGCGCGACCGGCGCGGGCAACGTGCTGACCAAGGCGACGTGGACAATGGCCGCGATATTTTTCGCGACCTCGATTTTCCTGGCCTACGCCTCGACGCGGCGCTTCACGGGCAGTATCTTCGGCTCCGGCGCGGGATTGAATCGCAAGGTGGTTTATCCGTCGAAGCCGGTCGTGCCGCCGGCGCCGGGAGTCCCGACTGCGCCGGCGAATCCGGCCGCTCCGGCTGTGCCGGCGAGCGCTCCGCTCCATGCGGCGCCGGCTGCTCCGGCAGCGCCTGCAGCACCTGCCGGGCCGGTTGCTCCGAAGCACGGGTCATAG
- a CDS encoding radical SAM protein has product MKLVSSALFDDPFYDPAAALPPVRDVEFVEMPVRTVLNRCENPRMPFRWTINPYRGCEFGCVYCYARYTHEFLELRDPMDFERRIFVKRMAAQVLAHTLSRTPLGSDPIAIGTATDPYQPAERKYGLTRSMLEVFAQLGGLELSITTKSALVVRDLDLLRAINSRSKISVNFSLMTLNHRLQRTLEPRAPRPGLRLRALAELSRAGIRCNLLMMPVIPGLTDAPAAIESVVRAARRAGASAVWWRSLFLKPAAARRFIPFVKEHFPEVAPRIDEFYARAVYAPRAYDERIGSIFDRIRAKHGFKVEHRDRREPARAAAPAMARGTQLSLGVR; this is encoded by the coding sequence ATGAAGCTCGTGTCATCGGCGCTGTTCGACGACCCCTTCTATGACCCGGCCGCCGCGCTCCCCCCTGTCCGCGATGTCGAGTTCGTCGAGATGCCAGTCCGCACCGTCTTGAACCGCTGCGAGAATCCGCGGATGCCGTTTCGATGGACGATCAACCCGTACCGCGGATGCGAGTTCGGATGCGTTTACTGTTACGCGCGCTACACGCATGAGTTCCTGGAACTGCGCGATCCGATGGATTTCGAGCGGCGCATCTTCGTCAAACGGATGGCCGCGCAGGTGCTGGCGCACACGCTTTCGCGCACGCCGCTCGGCTCGGACCCGATTGCGATCGGAACGGCGACCGATCCCTACCAGCCGGCCGAGCGCAAGTACGGGCTTACGCGCTCGATGCTCGAAGTGTTCGCGCAACTCGGCGGGCTCGAGCTTTCGATCACCACCAAGTCCGCGCTGGTGGTGCGCGACCTCGACCTTCTCCGCGCGATCAACTCTCGGTCGAAGATAAGCGTCAACTTCTCGCTGATGACGCTCAACCACCGTCTCCAGCGTACGCTCGAGCCGCGCGCGCCGCGTCCCGGGCTGCGCCTGCGCGCGCTCGCCGAGCTGAGCCGCGCGGGTATTCGATGCAATCTGTTAATGATGCCGGTTATTCCCGGCTTGACCGACGCCCCGGCGGCGATCGAAAGCGTGGTGCGCGCGGCGCGCCGCGCGGGCGCAAGCGCGGTTTGGTGGCGTTCCCTGTTTCTCAAGCCCGCGGCCGCCCGCCGCTTCATCCCGTTCGTCAAGGAGCATTTCCCCGAAGTCGCCCCTCGGATTGACGAGTTCTATGCGCGCGCGGTGTACGCGCCGCGCGCGTATGACGAACGGATCGGCTCGATCTTCGACCGGATCCGCGCCAAGCACGGTTTCAAGGTCGAGCATCGCGACCGCCGCGAACCGGCGCGCGCCGCGGCGCCCGCGATGGCGCGCGGCACGCAGCTCTCGCTCGGCGTCCGCTAA
- a CDS encoding universal stress protein yields MSYPFRKILCPVQFDESEQNALDLAAQMAKDIDATIYLLHVVLILPRIGAPDAMEASQGRTGDDARLRLQKLADDRLAGLKSEVITRVAGPGEVARAVLEVATELDTDLILLKTHGRTGLAHFIMGSVAEQIVRRAHCAVLTLTSAAKERHSGLSARLSGGGRA; encoded by the coding sequence ATGTCATATCCGTTCAGGAAAATTCTCTGTCCGGTACAGTTCGACGAGTCCGAGCAGAACGCGCTGGACCTGGCCGCGCAAATGGCCAAGGATATCGACGCGACGATCTATCTGCTGCACGTCGTGCTGATCCTGCCCAGGATTGGCGCGCCCGATGCGATGGAGGCGTCGCAGGGTCGCACCGGAGACGATGCGCGCCTCAGGTTGCAAAAACTGGCCGACGACAGGCTCGCCGGGCTCAAATCGGAAGTTATCACGCGCGTGGCGGGGCCGGGCGAAGTCGCGAGGGCCGTGCTAGAAGTGGCGACGGAGTTGGATACCGACCTTATCCTGCTTAAAACTCACGGGCGCACGGGGCTTGCCCACTTCATCATGGGCAGCGTGGCCGAGCAGATCGTGCGGCGGGCGCATTGCGCGGTGCTGACGCTGACTTCGGCTGCCAAGGAGCGGCACAGCGGGCTAAGCGCGCGCCTGAGCGGCGGCGGCCGCGCGTAA
- a CDS encoding methionyl-tRNA formyltransferase, which produces MRIALIGQAAFAERALEALHSRGEEIVHVFAPPDLPGGRPDPLKTKALALGLPLSQPATFKTDEVFDQFRELDAELLVMAFVTLIVPERILYAPRHKTICFHPSLLPRHRGASAINWTLIMGDAEAGVTWFWPDRGIDTGPVLLQRSEPIRDEDTVGSLYFNRLFPLGIETMGEAIDLIKAGRAPAIAQDERLATYEPPCRDEHARVDFARGAREVFNLVRGCDPQPGAYANAGGERLRLYEPILENRRNENPAGTVISGTVISIDDAGMRVALEGGTMVVRRVRFDSSPKKAAPAELAAAGRLHASIQLT; this is translated from the coding sequence GTGCGCATCGCGCTCATCGGGCAGGCGGCCTTTGCCGAGCGCGCCTTGGAGGCGCTCCATTCGCGGGGCGAAGAAATCGTCCACGTCTTCGCGCCGCCCGATCTGCCCGGCGGCCGTCCCGACCCGCTCAAGACCAAGGCGCTCGCGCTTGGATTGCCGCTCAGCCAGCCCGCGACCTTCAAGACCGACGAGGTCTTCGATCAGTTCCGCGAGCTTGACGCCGAGCTTTTGGTGATGGCCTTCGTCACGCTGATCGTGCCCGAGCGGATCCTCTACGCGCCGCGGCACAAGACGATCTGCTTTCATCCTTCGCTCCTGCCGCGCCATCGCGGAGCCAGCGCGATCAACTGGACGCTGATCATGGGCGACGCTGAGGCCGGCGTGACCTGGTTCTGGCCCGACAGGGGAATCGACACAGGACCGGTCCTGCTGCAGCGCAGCGAACCCATCCGTGACGAAGATACCGTCGGCTCGCTCTACTTCAACCGGCTGTTTCCGCTCGGCATCGAGACGATGGGCGAGGCGATCGACCTCATCAAGGCTGGGCGCGCGCCGGCAATCGCGCAAGACGAACGGCTCGCCACCTACGAGCCGCCCTGCCGCGACGAGCATGCGCGGGTCGATTTCGCACGTGGCGCGCGCGAGGTCTTCAACCTGGTGCGCGGATGCGATCCGCAGCCGGGCGCATATGCGAATGCGGGTGGCGAGCGGCTGCGCCTTTACGAGCCGATTTTGGAAAACCGGCGGAACGAAAACCCGGCCGGCACGGTGATATCGGGCACAGTCATATCAATCGACGACGCCGGGATGCGGGTTGCGCTGGAGGGCGGCACGATGGTGGTGCGGCGGGTGCGCTTCGATTCGAGTCCGAAAAAGGCCGCGCCGGCGGAACTCGCCGCAGCGGGCCGCCTGCACGCCTCGATACAACTTACGTAA
- a CDS encoding alpha/beta hydrolase codes for MRKDIEINAEGTILRGWFYTPDRQSGKAPAIVMAHGFSAVKEMYLDRFAECFSAAGLAAVVFDNRNFGASDGQPHQEIDPWAQVRDYRHVITWTRAQREVNSERVGVWGSSYSGGHALVVGAIDRRVKCVVSQVPLISGYRNVQRLVRPDFLGPLRAQLDADREARFRGEPPAMIPVVAADPLAPSALPTPDSYQWFTDTGRERAKAWRNEVTLRTLEMLMEYEPGSYIAKISPTPLMLVVATGDTLAAADMAIAAYNEALEPKRLVLLDGGHFDAYVSDFEKAAYPARDWFVTHLMR; via the coding sequence ATGCGAAAGGACATCGAGATCAACGCCGAGGGAACGATTTTGCGCGGATGGTTCTACACGCCCGATCGCCAAAGCGGCAAGGCGCCGGCGATCGTGATGGCGCACGGCTTTTCCGCCGTCAAGGAGATGTACCTCGACCGCTTCGCCGAGTGCTTCTCGGCCGCCGGCCTCGCCGCGGTGGTGTTCGACAACCGCAACTTCGGCGCGAGCGACGGCCAGCCGCACCAGGAGATCGACCCGTGGGCGCAGGTGCGCGACTATCGCCACGTGATCACGTGGACGCGAGCGCAGCGCGAGGTCAACTCCGAGCGCGTCGGCGTGTGGGGTTCGAGCTACTCCGGCGGCCATGCGCTAGTGGTCGGCGCAATCGACCGGCGGGTCAAATGCGTAGTCTCGCAGGTGCCGCTCATCAGCGGCTACCGCAACGTCCAGCGCCTCGTGCGGCCCGACTTTCTCGGCCCGCTGCGCGCGCAGCTCGACGCCGACCGCGAAGCGCGCTTCCGCGGCGAGCCGCCCGCGATGATCCCGGTGGTCGCGGCCGATCCGCTCGCGCCCTCGGCCCTGCCCACCCCCGATTCCTACCAGTGGTTCACCGACACTGGCCGCGAGCGCGCCAAGGCCTGGCGCAACGAGGTCACGCTGCGCACGCTCGAGATGCTGATGGAGTACGAGCCCGGAAGCTACATCGCCAAGATCAGCCCGACGCCGCTGATGCTGGTCGTCGCCACGGGCGATACGCTGGCCGCCGCCGACATGGCGATCGCGGCTTACAACGAGGCGCTCGAGCCCAAGCGGCTGGTGCTGCTCGACGGCGGCCACTTCGACGCGTACGTCAGCGATTTCGAGAAGGCGGCGTATCCGGCGCGCGACTGGTTCGTGACGCACCTGATGCGCTGA